The following proteins are encoded in a genomic region of Phragmites australis chromosome 9, lpPhrAust1.1, whole genome shotgun sequence:
- the LOC133928641 gene encoding uncharacterized protein LOC133928641, with the protein MGFESTVPLTDHVVDKSEIKTSQVVSCDSTVVEEVKNSLSDEPFLQVPLENEEDTESLGTICDLENNKGDVAEAIIPRGDIPELSISSKVSDDILSLGCETPRESIFDPFAPGPEEAACAPKKKVIRGAEVLSRRQLNFDSGDYPAKRLSFDRSDSEEADQYLQVIHKMILDLFISDGSLDREEEIEKNLIDSSPHESCKTPVSKPLLIGIATTCPDAPLRPSLKVLKLSPSICRKIDFDSVSPRSSVAKDNN; encoded by the coding sequence ATGGGGTTCGAATCCACAGTACCCCTAACTGATCATGTAGTAGATAAGAGTGAGATTAAAACCTCACAAGTTGTGAGCTGTGATTCAACAGTTGTAGAAGAGGTAAAAAATAGTCTGAGTGACGAACCTTTTCTGCAAGTTCCATTGGAAAATGAGGAAGACACAGAATCCCTTGGTACAATATGTGATCTTGAAAATAATAAAGGCGATGTTGCTGAGGCCATCATTCCAAGGGGAGATATACCTGAATTATCGATCTCTAGCAAGGTTTCAGATGACATTCTTTCATTGGGTTGTGAGACACCACGTGAAAGCATCTTTGATCCCTTTGCCCCAGGACCAGAGGAGGCTGCCTGTGCACCAAAGAAGAAAGTCATTAGAGGTGCAGAAGTTCTTTCTCGTAGGCAGCTAAATTTTGATTCAGGTGACTACCCGGCTAAAAGGTTAAGTTTTGATCGGAGTGATTCTGAAGAGGCAGATCAATATCTTCAAGTGATTCACAAGATGATTCTTGATCTCTTTATTTCTGATGGTTCTCTTGATCGAGAggaagaaattgaaaagaatctGATAGATTCAAGTCCACATGAAAGCTGTAAGACACCTGTTTCAAAGCCTCTACTTATTGGCATTGCAACCACATGCCCAGATGCTCCTTTGAGGCCATCTCTCAAAGTGTTGAAACTCAGCCCAAGCATTTGTCGAAAGATCGACTTTGATTCAGTTAGTCCAAGGTCTTCAGTTGCTAAAGATAATAATTGA